The proteins below are encoded in one region of Lactuca sativa cultivar Salinas chromosome 3, Lsat_Salinas_v11, whole genome shotgun sequence:
- the LOC111912357 gene encoding DEAD-box ATP-dependent RNA helicase 21 — protein MKRSIGDIGEKLQAKKPVFLSKSEREQLALKRRQDEFEERKRQSGQLLLQNNRNSSSSKPPPSSDDASRNNRFSRDYDRDCYRRDRDIDRDRERERERERDSERRNRDRERDEENKARERACLEKLAEREREKELDAIKEQYLGSKKPKKRVIKPSDKFRFSFDWENTEDTSRDMNILYQNSHEARLLFGRGFRAGMDRREQKKLAAKNEKELRDKIRKKCGIEERPEEAAAHRLKEEAADIYDTFDMRVDRHWSEKKLEEMTERDWRIFREDFNISYKGSKIPRPMRSWVESKLSTELLKAVERAGYKTPSPIQMAAIPLGLQQRDVIGVAETGSGKTAAFVLPMLSYITRLPPISEENKGEGPYALVMAPTRELAQQIEDETNKFAHYLGIKVVSIVGGRPIKEQAFEISQGCEVFIATPGRLKDCLKNQYAVLNQCNYIVLDEADRMIDLGMEPEVVEVLDAMPSSNFKPENEDEELDEKRIYRTTYMFSATMPPAVERLARKYLRNPVMVTVGTAGKANDLITQHVMMVKESEKMPRLQELLDEVVDKKAIVFVNTKITADHVSKKLEISGYCVTTLRGGKSQEQRETSLEGFRTKRFNVLVATDVAGRGIDIPDVAHVINYDMPGKIEMYTHRIGRTGRAGKTGIATTFLTLHDTDVFYDLKQMLTQSNSYVPPELARHEASKFKPGSIPDKPTRWNNTVFTH, from the coding sequence ATGAAGCGTTCTATCGGTGACATAGGTGAGAAACTGCAGGCAAAGAAACCCGTATTTCTCAGTAAATCAGAGCGAGAACAATTAGCCCTCAAGCGTCGCCAAGATGAATTTGAAGAACGGAAGCGCCAATCCGGCCAGCTTCTCCTCCAGAACAACCGTAACTCTTCCTCCTCTAAACCCCCTCCATCGTCCGACGACGCTTCCCGTAACAACCGGTTCTCTCGTGATTACGATCGTGACTGTTATCGCCGTGACAGAGATATAGATAGGGACAGGGAACGGGAGAGGGAAAGGGAACGCGATTCTGAGCGGCGGAACCGCGATAGAGAACGTGATGAAGAGAACAAGGCTAGGGAAAGAGCTTGTTTAGAGAAGCTTGCAGAGCGAGAGCGCGAGAAGGAGCTCGATGCCATCAAGGAGCAGTACTTGGGATCGAAGAAACCTAAGAAAAGGGTTATTAAACCCAGCGATAAGTTCCGTTTTTCCTTCGATTGGGAGAACACCGAGGACACTTCTCGTGATATGAACATTCTCTATCAAAACTCTCACGAGGCTCGTCTTCTGTTTGGAAGAGGTTTCCGCGCTGGCATGGATCGCAGGGAGCAGAAAAAATTAGCCGCAAAGAACGAGAAAGAGTTGAGAGACAAGATTAGGAAGAAGTGTGGGATTGAGGAAAGGCCAGAAGAGGCTGCTGCTCACAGACTCAAGGAAGAGGCTGCTGACATATACGATACATTTGACATGAGAGTGGATCGCCACTGGTCTGAGAAGAAACTAGAGGAAATGACAGAGAGAGATTGGAGGATCTTTAGGGAAGATTTCAACATATCTTACAAAGGTTCCAAAATTCCCAGGCCTATGAGGAGTTGGGTTGAAAGTAAACTGAGCACTGAGCTGTTGAAAGCTGTTGAGAGGGCTGGTTACAAGACCCCATCTCCCATTCAAATGGCTGCCATTCCTCTTGGTCTCCAGCAAAGAGATGTCATTGGGGTTGCCGAGACTGGTTCAGGTAAAACAGCTGCTTTTGTTCTTCCAATGTTGAGTTACATCACCAGACTCCCTCCTATAAGTGAAGAAAACAAGGGTGAGGGACCATACGCACTTGTCATGGCACCTACCAGAGAACTTGCACAGCAAATCGAGGATGAGACTAACAAGTTCGCCCATTATCTAGGCATCAAAGTTGTTTCCATTGTTGGTGGACGCCCAATTAAAGAACAAGCATTTGAGATTAGCCAAGGGTGTGAAGTTTTCATTGCTACACCTGGGCGACTTAAAGATTGCCTGAAGAACCAATATGCTGTTCTAAACCAGTGTAACTATATTGTTCTTGATGAGGCTGACCGAATGATCGACCTGGGTATGGAACCCGAAGTTGTAGAGGTTCTGGATGCAATGCCATCAAGCAACTTCAAACCCGAGAATGAAGATGAAGAACTTGATGAGAAAAGAATATACAGAACCACTTATATGTTCAGTGCCACCATGCCTCCAGCTGTGGAGAGACTAGCCAGGAAATACTTGAGGAACCCTGTTATGGTTACAGTTGGAACTGCAGGAAAGGCAAACGATCTCATTACACAACATGTTATGATGGTAAAGGAATCAGAGAAAATGCCTAGGCTGCAAGAATTGCTTGATGAAGTTGTGGATAAGAAAGCCATTGTGTTTGTTAACACTAAAATAACCGCTGACCATGTATCCAAGAAACTGGAAATTTCAGGTTACTGTGTGACAACGTTGCGAGGTGGCAAGTCACAAGAACAGAGGGAAACGAGTCTTGAAGGTTTTAGGACAAAAAGATTCAATGTATTAGTTGCTACAGATGTTGCAGGGCGTGGGATTGATATACCTGATGTGGCTCATGTCATAAACTATGATATGCCTGGTAAAATTGAAATGTATACACATCGTATAGGGCGTACAGGTCGTGCAGGGAAGACAGGTATAGCTACAACATTCTTGACTCTTCATGATACTGatgtgttttatgatttgaaGCAGATGCTGACACAGAGCAACAGTTATGTGCCTCCTGAACTTGCTAGGCATGAGGCTTCAAAGTTCAAGCCTGGATCCATTCCTGATAAACCAACTAGATGGAACAACACTGTTTTTACTCATTGA